AACTGATCACCAGTATTAACTAAAAACAACTCACCAGCTTCTATTTGAGTTGTTGTTTCATCTATAGTTATGAGCATCGATCCTTTTAACACAACTAAAATGGTTGTTTCTTTACAAAAAACATGCTTCTCCTTATCTAATTGTTGATAATTGATCTGATAATTTTCATTTACAATCATTTTTAATCCTCTACTTTCTATCTCTTTCCTATTATACCATCCAAATAAGAAAATAACGTTCGTTGATAATGTCATTTTTTTCCCATATTAATTTTTTAAAAGAAATCTCTGAAATTAGGAAATTTCTAGCATTGTGAAGTTTTTAATTAAGCATAGAATATGTATTGTATTTGAAAGGAGCAGTTTAAATGAACGATCTACAGAAACAACTATTTACAAAGCTTCAACAAAAAGAAGCGGATATGATTGCAATCCGTCGCCATTTTCATGAGAATCCAGAGTTATCGTTTCATGAAACTAAAACAGCACAATATATTGCTGATTTTTATGCAGGAAAGGATTGCACTGTTCAAACGAATATTGGCGGCGGTCATGGGATTTTAGTTGATATTCAAGGCGGAAAAGAAGGTCCAAGCTTGGCAATCCGAGCAGATTTCGATGCTTTACCGATCCAAGAAGATACAGGTCTGCCATTTTCATCCAAAACAGCTGGTGTGATGCATGCTTGTGGACACGATGGGCACACGGCTTACATGATGATTTTAACTGATTCCTTGATTGAATTGAAAGAACAGTTAACCGGAACAATTCGTGTGATTCATCAACCTGCCGAAGAAGTACCACCTGGCGGAGCTAAAGGGATGATCGAAGCTGGTTGTTTAGATGGTATCGATCATGTGTTAGGGATCCACGTTATGAGTCTGATGCCACTTGGTGATGTACTTTACCATCCAGGATCAGTCCATACTGGTCGGGCAACGTTTAAAGTCATCATGCAAGGAAAAGGTGGTCATGGTTCAACACCTCAAGATGCCAATGATACGATCGTTGCAGCTTCTCAATTTGTAACAGCTGTTCAAACGATCGTCAGTCGTAGAATTGATCCATTTGATACTGCAACCGTTACAATCGGATCTTTTGACGGCAAAGGTTCAGCAAATGTGATCAAAGATTCTGTTACGCTTGAAGGTGACGTACGGATCATGAAAGAAACAACACGGGCAATTGTAGAAAAAGAATTCAACCAAATTTTAGATGGAATCTGCCGAACCTTTGGTATCAGCTATGAACTTGATTATGCCAATGATTATCCTGTTTGCGTCAATGATCAAAAGACCACTGAAATGGTCGCACAGGCTTTGAATGAAGCACAAATCCCTGAGATCAAACAAATTATTGAATGTGGACCACAAACTCCTTCTGAAGATTTTGCGTATTATGCCAAAGAGCGTCCAAGTTGTTTCTTTTTCGTTGGCGCACACAAAGAAGGAACGCCAATGTATCCACATCACCATCCAAAATTTTATATAGATGAAGACTGTCTATTGATTGCTGCAAAATCAATGGGCGCAGCTGTCTTACATTATTTATCTGAAGGAGTTTAATCATGAAAGCAGCAACACATACAGCAGATACTGCAACATACAAAGGGACAAATAAATTACTGATTGGAATCGTATTAAGCGTATTGACCTATTGGCTATTTGCCCAATCTTTACTAAATATGGCGCCAGCCGTACAAAGTGACCTAGGGGTTTCTTCTGGTGTTTTAAACATCGGAATCTCCATGACTGGTTTATTCTCAGGTATTTTTATCGTCGTAGCCGGCGGTTTAGCAGATAAATTAGGCAGAATGAAATTGACCTATATTGGACTTATTTTAAGTGTTATCGGTTCTGCAGCATTAGTTATCGCACATGGACCTGTTTTATTTATCGGTGGCCGAATTTTGCAAGGGCTATCCGCTGCTTGTATCATGCCAGCAACAATGGCCTTAGTTAAAACCTATTATGAAGGCAAAGATCGTCAACGCGCTTTAAGTTATTGGTCAATCGGTTCTTGGGGTGGTTCAGGTTTATGTTCATTTTTTGGCGGAGCCATTGCAAGTTCATTAGGTTGGCGCTACGTTTTTATTTTTTCAATTATCGTTTCAATTTGTAGTGCGTTATTGATTTTTGGCACTCCTGAAAGCAAAGTCGTTAGTGATAGTAATAGTAAATTTGACTCAATTGGTTTGCTACTATTTATCGTTTCAATGGTCGCTTTAAATGTTGTCGTTTCTAAAGGTTCTGAGTTAGGTTGGACAAGTCCAATTGTGCTTATTTTAGCCGTAATCGTCATTATAGGGTTGATTGCCTTTTATAAAGTAGAACAAACAATCGATAATAGTTTTGTTGAATTTTCTCTATTTGAAAATCGTGGCTATCTTGGTGCAACTATTTCTAATTTCTTGTTGAATGCAGTCGCTGGTACATTGATCGTAATCAATACCTATGTTCAACAAGGACGCGGTCTTTCTTCTGCTAAAACGGGGATGTTATCGATTGGTTACCTCTGTCTAGTGTTGATCACGATTCGGATCGGCGAAAAGTTATTACAAACAATTGGTGCAAAAAAACCAATGTTGTGGGGAACCATTCTTTCTGGTACTGGTGTTGGCTTGATGGCTTTAACAATGGTTACTGGAACTGCCTATTTTATTTTAGTTTTCATCGGTTACAGCCTATTTGGAATGGGTCTAGGAATGTACGCTACCCCCTCTACAGATACAGCGATTTCCAGTGTCCCAAATGAAAAAGCAGGTGTTGCTTCCGGTATTTATAAAATGGCCAGTTCACTTGGCGGTGCCTTAGGAGTAGCTATTTCTGCAGCAGTTTATAACGGCTTTAGTGCTGGTGGGAATTACACACAAGGTGCTACATTTGGCTTACTGACAAATATTCTTTTCTGTGTTTTAGCTTTAGGTTCCATCCTATTTATCATTCCAAAGGAAAAACAAGTATAAGGAGAGAAATCAACCATGAATAATCAAGAAGCATTACAATTATTAAAAGAAGTCGTACAAATCAAAAGTATTTTAGGAGACGAAAAATTAGTTGCGGATAAATTACAAACTCTTTTTGAAAAACACGATATTCCTTGTGAACAAGTAGAGTACAGCGCTGGACGCAATCAATTAGTTGCCACTTTAAAAGGCAATGAAGCAGGTCCAGTTCTAGGATTTTCTGGCCATATGGATGTCGTTCCTGTCGGTGAAATTCCTTGGGATGAAGATCCTTTTAGCGCATTTGAAAAAGATGGCTTACTG
The DNA window shown above is from Enterococcus sp. 12C11_DIV0727 and carries:
- a CDS encoding M20 family metallopeptidase, which gives rise to MNDLQKQLFTKLQQKEADMIAIRRHFHENPELSFHETKTAQYIADFYAGKDCTVQTNIGGGHGILVDIQGGKEGPSLAIRADFDALPIQEDTGLPFSSKTAGVMHACGHDGHTAYMMILTDSLIELKEQLTGTIRVIHQPAEEVPPGGAKGMIEAGCLDGIDHVLGIHVMSLMPLGDVLYHPGSVHTGRATFKVIMQGKGGHGSTPQDANDTIVAASQFVTAVQTIVSRRIDPFDTATVTIGSFDGKGSANVIKDSVTLEGDVRIMKETTRAIVEKEFNQILDGICRTFGISYELDYANDYPVCVNDQKTTEMVAQALNEAQIPEIKQIIECGPQTPSEDFAYYAKERPSCFFFVGAHKEGTPMYPHHHPKFYIDEDCLLIAAKSMGAAVLHYLSEGV
- a CDS encoding MFS transporter, with the translated sequence MKAATHTADTATYKGTNKLLIGIVLSVLTYWLFAQSLLNMAPAVQSDLGVSSGVLNIGISMTGLFSGIFIVVAGGLADKLGRMKLTYIGLILSVIGSAALVIAHGPVLFIGGRILQGLSAACIMPATMALVKTYYEGKDRQRALSYWSIGSWGGSGLCSFFGGAIASSLGWRYVFIFSIIVSICSALLIFGTPESKVVSDSNSKFDSIGLLLFIVSMVALNVVVSKGSELGWTSPIVLILAVIVIIGLIAFYKVEQTIDNSFVEFSLFENRGYLGATISNFLLNAVAGTLIVINTYVQQGRGLSSAKTGMLSIGYLCLVLITIRIGEKLLQTIGAKKPMLWGTILSGTGVGLMALTMVTGTAYFILVFIGYSLFGMGLGMYATPSTDTAISSVPNEKAGVASGIYKMASSLGGALGVAISAAVYNGFSAGGNYTQGATFGLLTNILFCVLALGSILFIIPKEKQV